A stretch of Microbulbifer bruguierae DNA encodes these proteins:
- a CDS encoding alanine/glycine:cation symporter family protein, with protein sequence MQGFLDGLGALVSWGNNLTWGGIGGVWWLGILIVALLPAGVYFTVRTRFVQFRGFCQMLRVMGHSFRKEHDDSVSSFQAFATSAAARVGTGNIAGVAVAITAGGPGAVFWMWVVAMLGMATSLIENTLAQTFKEQGEVHGTFRGGPAYYIDKGLGRRWKWLSIVFSVFLVICFGFFFNAVQSNAMAEAIHAAWGINPLLVGVLISVLAAIIVFGGIQSIGRFAGIVVPIMALCYLAIALFVIFANISRVPEVFGIIISNAFGFQEAGAGAFGAVVANGIKRGLFSNEAGMGSSPNVGAAADVKHPVVQGYVQMASVFLDTMMICSATAAIILLSNVELSGMVEGVTLTQSALSSQVGSWGNSFIALALLFFAFTSIIANYYYAETNIFYLWHTRFSIFCYRALYIAFILFGAWVAWSGSEGNFQLLWNMADMSMGFMASANLLAMLLLSGVALRVFADYEGQIKRGIKEPVFDASRHKIPGIEPDVWRGGPHIPGEHGGPPEHQQKK encoded by the coding sequence ATGCAGGGATTCCTGGATGGCCTGGGAGCACTGGTCTCCTGGGGCAATAACCTTACCTGGGGTGGTATTGGTGGTGTCTGGTGGCTGGGCATATTGATCGTCGCGCTGTTGCCGGCGGGTGTCTACTTCACCGTGCGCACCCGTTTTGTACAGTTCCGTGGCTTCTGCCAGATGCTGCGGGTAATGGGGCACAGTTTCCGTAAAGAGCACGACGATTCCGTGTCTTCGTTTCAGGCATTTGCCACCAGTGCTGCGGCGCGGGTGGGTACCGGAAATATCGCCGGGGTGGCGGTGGCGATCACAGCCGGTGGTCCCGGTGCGGTGTTCTGGATGTGGGTGGTAGCGATGTTGGGTATGGCCACCAGCCTGATTGAAAATACGCTGGCGCAGACATTCAAGGAGCAGGGCGAGGTTCACGGCACGTTTCGTGGCGGTCCCGCCTACTACATCGATAAGGGATTGGGGCGACGCTGGAAATGGCTGTCGATCGTATTTTCTGTGTTCCTGGTGATCTGCTTCGGTTTCTTTTTTAACGCGGTGCAGTCCAACGCGATGGCGGAAGCCATTCACGCGGCCTGGGGTATCAATCCATTGCTGGTCGGCGTGCTGATCTCGGTACTGGCGGCGATCATTGTCTTTGGTGGTATCCAGTCCATCGGCCGGTTTGCCGGCATAGTGGTGCCGATTATGGCGCTCTGCTACCTCGCCATTGCCCTGTTTGTGATTTTCGCCAATATTTCCAGGGTGCCGGAAGTCTTCGGGATCATCATCAGCAACGCCTTCGGTTTTCAGGAGGCCGGTGCCGGCGCTTTTGGGGCGGTAGTGGCAAATGGGATCAAGCGCGGGTTGTTCTCCAATGAGGCGGGCATGGGGTCTTCACCCAATGTGGGGGCGGCTGCGGATGTAAAGCACCCGGTGGTGCAAGGCTATGTGCAAATGGCCTCGGTGTTTCTCGATACGATGATGATCTGCAGCGCAACGGCGGCGATCATTCTGCTCAGTAATGTCGAACTGAGCGGCATGGTGGAGGGGGTTACACTGACACAGTCTGCACTGTCCAGTCAGGTGGGCAGTTGGGGCAACAGTTTTATTGCCTTGGCTCTACTGTTCTTTGCCTTTACTTCCATCATTGCCAATTACTACTACGCGGAAACCAATATTTTTTATCTTTGGCACACGCGTTTCTCCATTTTCTGTTACCGCGCGCTGTATATCGCTTTTATCCTGTTTGGTGCCTGGGTAGCCTGGAGTGGCAGTGAAGGCAATTTCCAACTGCTGTGGAATATGGCGGATATGTCGATGGGCTTTATGGCCTCTGCCAACCTGCTGGCCATGTTGCTGTTGTCAGGAGTGGCGCTCAGGGTTTTTGCGGACTACGAAGGCCAAATCAAACGCGGGATTAAAGAACCGGTATTTGACGCAAGCCGCCATAAGATTCCGGGTATAGAGCCGGATGTCTGGCGCGGTGGGCCGCATATTCCTGGTGAGCACGGCGGCCCGCCAGAGCATCAGCAAAAAAAGTAG
- a CDS encoding S9 family peptidase: MAGKFSHATSLQSIHQPMPETTPSRTSATCTKAPFGSWTSEISAKLLTSGNVRLSETCLADGRAYWLESRPAEKGRSVLVEYSEAQGKKDLLPAPLSVRSKAHEYGGGSFTVSDGWVYFVLAADQRIYRMSLDSKVPEPLTPEGPFRYADLVLDSARQRLICIQEDERLQDHEAIACIVAVNIHGTEAPQVLVEGADFYSNPAISPDHNQLSFLQWHHPNMPWDATELMLAELNPEGIPTTTRKVAGAPGESIFQPRWSPNGELLYVSDRNNWWNLYCLGDERPLWNKAAEFATPQWVFGMSTYGFLDCDTLFCTFSENGCWQLGILNLASGVHRTLEHPGCDFEGICCEDGKALFITSGPAEFPSIARYDTVRDCFETLASSSSISLPTDLLSHAQAIEYTVGERNVHAFYYPPCNPRFEAPEGELPPLIVFSHGGPTGATSAGLNLKVQYWTSRGFAILDVNYSGSTGYGRAYRDRLKDQWGILDVEDVCAGADFLVRKGLADPARLLIKGGSAGGYTVLAALTFHDTFSAGASHYGIGDLTTLARDTHKFESRYLDKLVGPWPEAEATYQARSPINHIEQLQCPVIFFQGMEDKVVPPNQAEAMVKALEQRGIPVAYITFADEGHGFRAASSIKMALEGELEFYSRICGFTLPQPGPGIQIANLPTT; this comes from the coding sequence ATGGCGGGCAAATTTTCTCACGCCACGTCTTTGCAGAGTATTCACCAGCCCATGCCTGAAACTACGCCTTCGCGAACCAGCGCCACCTGTACAAAAGCACCTTTCGGCAGCTGGACCTCAGAGATCAGCGCAAAATTGCTGACTTCCGGCAATGTGCGACTAAGCGAAACCTGCCTGGCTGACGGCCGCGCCTACTGGCTGGAGTCTCGCCCGGCGGAAAAAGGCCGTTCCGTGCTGGTGGAGTACAGTGAGGCGCAGGGGAAAAAGGATCTGTTGCCCGCGCCCCTGAGTGTGCGCTCGAAAGCACATGAATACGGCGGTGGCAGCTTTACCGTGAGTGACGGATGGGTCTACTTTGTGCTGGCAGCGGATCAGCGTATTTATCGCATGTCCCTGGACAGCAAGGTGCCGGAGCCATTAACACCGGAGGGTCCATTTCGCTACGCCGACCTTGTTCTTGACAGCGCGCGTCAGCGCCTGATCTGTATTCAGGAAGATGAACGCCTGCAGGACCACGAAGCCATTGCCTGTATCGTCGCGGTGAATATCCACGGCACAGAGGCACCGCAGGTACTGGTGGAAGGCGCAGACTTTTACTCCAACCCAGCGATCAGCCCGGACCACAACCAGCTGAGTTTTCTACAGTGGCACCATCCGAATATGCCGTGGGACGCAACGGAATTGATGCTGGCGGAGCTAAACCCCGAGGGCATACCGACCACGACCCGCAAGGTCGCCGGCGCGCCTGGGGAATCCATTTTTCAACCACGGTGGTCCCCGAACGGCGAGCTGCTGTATGTTTCCGACCGCAACAACTGGTGGAACCTCTACTGTCTGGGAGATGAGCGGCCCCTGTGGAACAAAGCCGCCGAATTCGCCACGCCCCAATGGGTCTTTGGTATGTCCACCTACGGCTTTCTGGACTGCGATACACTGTTCTGTACCTTCAGTGAAAATGGGTGTTGGCAACTGGGAATACTCAATCTCGCCAGCGGTGTACACAGAACGCTGGAACACCCCGGCTGCGACTTTGAAGGTATCTGTTGCGAGGACGGAAAAGCACTGTTCATTACCAGCGGTCCGGCGGAATTCCCGTCGATCGCACGCTATGACACCGTTCGCGATTGTTTCGAGACCCTTGCCAGTAGCAGCAGCATCTCGCTCCCCACCGATTTGCTGTCCCATGCCCAGGCCATTGAATACACCGTCGGCGAGCGCAACGTACATGCGTTCTACTACCCACCCTGCAACCCGCGGTTTGAGGCACCGGAAGGTGAATTACCACCACTGATCGTGTTCAGTCATGGCGGCCCTACCGGCGCGACATCCGCGGGGCTCAATCTCAAGGTGCAATACTGGACCAGCCGTGGCTTTGCCATTCTTGATGTGAATTATTCCGGCAGCACAGGTTATGGCCGCGCGTATCGCGACCGACTCAAAGACCAGTGGGGCATCCTGGATGTCGAAGATGTTTGTGCGGGCGCAGACTTCCTGGTACGCAAAGGACTTGCAGATCCTGCGCGCCTGTTGATCAAGGGCGGCAGTGCTGGAGGCTATACCGTATTGGCGGCACTGACATTCCACGATACGTTTTCCGCTGGTGCCAGCCATTATGGCATTGGCGATCTAACCACCCTCGCCCGTGACACACACAAATTTGAGTCCCGTTACCTGGACAAGCTGGTCGGTCCCTGGCCCGAAGCGGAAGCCACTTACCAAGCAAGATCCCCCATCAACCATATCGAACAGCTGCAATGCCCGGTGATTTTTTTCCAGGGTATGGAAGATAAAGTTGTGCCGCCAAATCAGGCCGAAGCCATGGTCAAAGCACTGGAGCAGCGGGGAATTCCGGTAGCCTATATTACCTTTGCAGATGAAGGCCACGGCTTCCGCGCCGCCAGCAGTATTAAAATGGCACTGGAAGGCGAGCTCGAATTTTATAGTCGCATCTGCGGGTTTACCCTGCCCCAACCCGGCCCAGGCATCCAGATTGCTAACCTGCCAACGACCTAG